The following are encoded in a window of Geobacter metallireducens GS-15 genomic DNA:
- the moaA gene encoding GTP 3',8-cyclase MoaA: MKLVDSHGRRINYLRLSVTDRCNLRCRYCMPAEGVEMLSHGEILSYEELSRIARAAVAIGIEKIRITGGEPLVRRGIVPFLAGIAALPGLRQLVLTTNGILLPEMAADLRRAGVQRLNISLDSLKPETFRDITRTGNVERVLAGIDAAVVAGFPPPKINMVVMRGVNDDEVVDFARLTLDHPYTVRFIEYMPATREENWQRLCIPAQEVLDRIAASHELEPVERGAMAGPSRDFRIRGAVGTIGVISAVSGHFCGECNRIRVTSTGMAKSCLFSDEGLDLKPFLGENAPPVLEDALRRLVGCKPARHGMDGEKVEHAAFSMAKVGG, from the coding sequence ATGAAACTCGTTGACAGCCACGGGCGGAGGATCAACTATCTCCGCCTCTCGGTCACCGACCGCTGCAACCTCCGCTGCCGCTACTGCATGCCGGCCGAGGGGGTGGAGATGTTGAGCCACGGCGAAATTCTCTCCTACGAGGAACTCTCCCGGATTGCCCGGGCCGCGGTGGCCATCGGCATCGAGAAGATCCGGATCACCGGCGGCGAACCCCTGGTCCGCAGGGGGATCGTGCCGTTCCTGGCCGGAATCGCGGCGCTGCCGGGACTGCGGCAGCTGGTCCTCACCACCAACGGCATCCTCCTGCCGGAGATGGCGGCGGATCTGCGCCGGGCCGGGGTCCAACGCCTCAACATCAGCCTCGATTCCCTGAAACCGGAGACGTTCCGCGACATCACCCGCACCGGCAATGTGGAGCGGGTCCTGGCCGGCATCGACGCGGCCGTGGTTGCCGGCTTTCCCCCCCCGAAGATCAACATGGTGGTGATGCGCGGGGTGAACGACGACGAGGTGGTGGATTTCGCTCGCCTCACCCTCGACCACCCCTACACGGTCCGCTTCATCGAATACATGCCGGCCACCCGGGAGGAAAACTGGCAACGGCTCTGCATCCCGGCCCAGGAGGTCCTCGACCGGATAGCCGCCAGCCACGAACTGGAGCCGGTGGAAAGGGGGGCCATGGCCGGCCCGTCGCGGGATTTCCGCATCCGCGGCGCCGTCGGGACCATCGGGGTCATCTCCGCTGTTTCGGGGCACTTCTGCGGTGAATGCAACCGGATCCGTGTCACCTCCACCGGCATGGCCAAGAGTTGCCTCTTTTCCGACGAGGGGCTTGACCTGAAACCGTTTCTGGGAGAGAACGCCCCGCCGGTGCTGGAGGATGCTCTGCGGCGGCTGGTGGGATGCAAGCCGGCACGCCATGGGATGGATGGGGAGAAGGTGGAGCATGCGGCCTTCTCCATGGCGAAGGTGGGGGGATAA
- a CDS encoding GSU0071 family protein, with amino-acid sequence MNVTAIDEAIDKYVHERMMNKGKQPAATRFLSYAYLKYGGDDLAEFMKKVEGLLCYYIDYLKVMGNPLKGPELAWFLSMLTVGAASCYLMNSEELRPAGIAVFVGTLVHAGSLLCHAARKWCEAGVMIAIYREILEIAEGEAKGAV; translated from the coding sequence ATGAATGTGACTGCCATTGACGAAGCGATCGACAAATATGTCCATGAACGGATGATGAACAAGGGCAAGCAACCAGCCGCGACACGATTCCTCTCCTACGCGTACCTGAAGTACGGGGGAGACGATCTGGCTGAATTCATGAAAAAGGTGGAGGGGTTGCTATGCTACTACATCGACTATCTCAAGGTCATGGGGAACCCGTTGAAAGGGCCGGAGTTGGCGTGGTTTCTGTCCATGCTTACGGTAGGCGCGGCCAGTTGCTACCTGATGAATTCGGAAGAATTACGGCCTGCCGGAATAGCGGTTTTTGTCGGCACGCTGGTTCATGCCGGCTCACTCCTCTGCCATGCTGCCCGCAAATGGTGTGAGGCAGGGGTCATGATCGCCATTTACCGGGAGATCCTGGAGATTGCCGAAGGTGAGGCCAAGGGGGCAGTGTAA
- a CDS encoding PAS domain-containing protein, which yields MPDTTNDKLLRLIAEGVPDAVIFADREGIVRIWSPGAERMFGFTAAEAVGQSLDLIIPENLRARHWEGYRRVMETGETHYGTKLLSAPALCSAGGRISTEFSMALVRDCEGAMAGSGAIIRDVTERWQKEKAMKERLAELERHEAERNG from the coding sequence ATGCCAGACACTACGAACGACAAGCTCTTGCGCCTCATCGCTGAAGGAGTCCCCGACGCCGTCATCTTCGCCGACCGGGAAGGAATTGTCCGGATCTGGAGCCCCGGGGCCGAGCGGATGTTCGGCTTCACCGCCGCCGAGGCGGTTGGGCAGTCCCTGGACCTCATCATCCCCGAGAACCTCCGGGCCCGGCACTGGGAAGGGTACCGCAGGGTCATGGAAACAGGAGAAACCCACTACGGGACAAAGCTCCTGTCGGCACCGGCCCTGTGCAGCGCCGGCGGCCGCATCTCCACCGAGTTCTCCATGGCGCTCGTGCGCGACTGCGAGGGAGCCATGGCCGGCAGCGGCGCCATCATCCGCGACGTGACCGAGCGCTGGCAGAAGGAAAAGGCCATGAAGGAGCGGTTGGCGGAGCTGGAGCGGCACGAGGCGGAGAGGAACGGGTAG
- the mobAB gene encoding bifunctional molybdenum cofactor guanylyltransferase MobA/molybdopterin-guanine dinucleotide biosynthesis adaptor protein MobB, whose protein sequence is MDIRPLSDVAGVILVGGRSRRMGRDKALIPLGGKPLVERVIDAFRPLFERILLVGDRGERFASYGLPVFPDIHPGSALGGLYTGLVRAGTPHVFVSACDVPWPDPRVIARLCSLREGFDVVVPRTVGGSEPLFAVYGTGCLPAMERMLREGNYRIYDFYPEVRTRYVEQAELADLVTPARTFVNVNTPEEFETIRNREEGMAIKAVSFVAKSGTGKTTLLEKVIAELKGRGYRIGVIKHDAHRFDIDHPGKDSHRLAAAGADTMLIASPEKLALVKKYDESPPLDELLATYFGDVDIVLTEGFKKSSLPKIEVHRMERSATLLCRGEEHDPTLVAVASDAALALDVPVFDLNNPAQVADFVERTFLAAGAA, encoded by the coding sequence ATGGATATCCGGCCCCTGTCAGACGTCGCCGGCGTGATCCTCGTCGGCGGCCGGAGCCGCCGCATGGGGCGCGACAAGGCGCTCATCCCCCTTGGGGGGAAACCCCTCGTGGAGCGGGTCATCGATGCCTTTCGCCCCCTCTTCGAGCGGATTCTCCTCGTGGGTGACCGCGGAGAGCGGTTCGCATCCTACGGTCTGCCGGTCTTTCCCGATATCCATCCTGGAAGCGCTCTGGGCGGTCTCTACACCGGCCTGGTCCGGGCCGGGACTCCCCATGTGTTCGTCTCGGCCTGTGACGTGCCGTGGCCTGACCCGCGGGTGATCGCGCGGCTCTGTTCCCTGCGGGAAGGGTTCGACGTGGTGGTGCCCCGCACTGTGGGGGGAAGCGAACCCCTCTTCGCCGTCTACGGCACCGGATGTCTCCCGGCCATGGAGCGGATGCTCCGGGAGGGGAACTACCGGATCTACGATTTTTATCCCGAGGTGCGGACCCGCTACGTGGAACAGGCGGAGCTGGCTGACCTGGTGACGCCGGCGCGGACCTTCGTCAACGTCAACACCCCGGAAGAGTTTGAAACCATTCGAAACAGGGAGGAAGGGATGGCAATCAAGGCGGTATCGTTCGTGGCTAAATCGGGGACCGGCAAGACGACCCTCCTCGAAAAGGTGATTGCGGAGCTGAAGGGCCGGGGATACCGGATCGGGGTCATCAAGCACGACGCCCACCGCTTCGATATCGACCATCCGGGAAAGGATTCCCACCGCCTCGCCGCGGCCGGGGCCGACACCATGCTCATCGCCTCGCCGGAGAAACTGGCGCTGGTGAAGAAGTATGATGAATCCCCCCCTCTCGATGAGCTCCTCGCCACCTACTTCGGCGATGTGGACATCGTCCTGACCGAGGGATTCAAGAAGAGCAGCCTGCCGAAGATCGAGGTGCACCGGATGGAACGGAGCGCCACGCTCCTCTGCCGGGGCGAGGAGCACGACCCCACCCTCGTGGCCGTGGCCAGCGACGCGGCCCTGGCGTTGGACGTGCCGGTCTTTGACCTGAACAATCCCGCCCAGGTGGCCGACTTTGTGGAGCGGACGTTCCTTGCCGCGGGTGCAGCCTGA
- a CDS encoding MOSC domain-containing protein, which yields MSAKVIAVCISENKGERKTPVASVELRENHGIVGDAHAGEWHRQVSLLAAESIEKMRKMGLDVDSGDFAENITTEGIDLPALPVGTRLAVGETLLEVTQIGKECHTRCAIYHQAGDCVMPKEGIFARVITGGVVRPGDPIAVVRGG from the coding sequence ATGTCTGCAAAAGTGATAGCCGTCTGCATCAGCGAGAACAAGGGTGAGCGGAAGACGCCGGTGGCGAGCGTTGAGCTTCGGGAGAACCACGGCATTGTGGGGGATGCCCACGCGGGGGAGTGGCACCGGCAGGTGAGCCTCCTGGCCGCGGAGAGCATCGAAAAGATGCGCAAGATGGGGCTCGACGTGGACAGCGGCGACTTTGCCGAGAACATCACCACCGAGGGGATCGACCTTCCCGCGCTCCCGGTGGGGACGCGGCTCGCGGTGGGGGAAACGCTCCTGGAGGTGACCCAGATCGGCAAGGAGTGCCATACCCGCTGCGCCATCTACCACCAGGCCGGCGACTGCGTCATGCCCAAGGAAGGGATCTTCGCCAGGGTCATCACCGGCGGGGTGGTAAGACCGGGTGATCCGATTGCCGTGGTTCGCGGGGGGTAA
- the nrfH gene encoding cytochrome c nitrite reductase small subunit — MGLPGTGNQAIYLAIGVIVAAVALFVLFGPPKLLAKSDTPDFCVGCHPMENEYEAWIHTGAHRRVKCVDCHLPNENLAVHYIWKSIDGAKDAIFFYSGHVPEIIRLSKHGEEVLQKNCVRCHDTTVTHIDTERQCWKCHRRVSHTRSGAMETL, encoded by the coding sequence ATGGGATTGCCCGGGACCGGAAACCAGGCCATCTACCTGGCGATCGGCGTAATCGTAGCAGCGGTGGCGCTCTTCGTGCTTTTCGGGCCGCCGAAGCTGCTGGCCAAATCGGACACCCCCGACTTCTGCGTCGGGTGCCACCCCATGGAAAATGAATACGAGGCATGGATCCACACCGGTGCCCACCGGCGGGTCAAGTGCGTCGACTGCCACCTCCCCAACGAGAACCTCGCGGTCCACTATATCTGGAAATCCATCGACGGCGCGAAGGACGCCATCTTCTTCTATTCGGGACACGTGCCGGAGATCATCAGGCTCTCGAAGCACGGAGAAGAGGTTCTCCAGAAGAACTGCGTCCGCTGCCACGACACCACCGTGACCCACATCGATACCGAACGCCAATGCTGGAAATGCCACCGCCGCGTCTCCCACACGCGGAGCGGGGCCATGGAAACCTTATAG
- a CDS encoding HPP family protein, translating into MKRRIVQLPRKMRGRGGRPSSPPLSLKYAIWGVLSSTVGILAIFAATRMAGHPYLIGSFGASAVLLFGAPDATFAQPRNLIGGQLLSAAVAVVVVACGGSGPVAIALAVGLANLLMYVTRTVHPPGGAIALLGVQGHVGASYLIDPILVGVLILLTVALFTNNIVHHRQYPKYWW; encoded by the coding sequence ATGAAGCGTCGGATCGTGCAACTTCCCCGCAAGATGAGGGGGCGGGGGGGACGGCCCTCCTCGCCCCCTTTGTCGCTTAAGTACGCCATCTGGGGTGTTCTGAGCAGTACGGTGGGAATCCTTGCCATTTTCGCCGCGACCCGCATGGCGGGACACCCCTACCTGATCGGCTCCTTCGGGGCTTCGGCGGTACTCCTCTTTGGTGCCCCAGATGCAACCTTCGCCCAGCCCCGTAACCTGATAGGAGGGCAACTCCTTTCCGCCGCCGTTGCCGTGGTGGTGGTGGCCTGCGGCGGAAGCGGCCCCGTGGCCATTGCCCTGGCGGTGGGGCTGGCGAACCTCCTCATGTATGTCACCCGAACCGTCCATCCTCCGGGGGGCGCCATTGCCCTCCTCGGGGTGCAGGGGCACGTGGGGGCCTCCTACCTCATCGACCCGATCCTTGTGGGAGTACTGATCCTCCTGACGGTCGCTCTTTTCACCAACAATATCGTCCACCACCGGCAGTATCCCAAGTACTGGTGGTAA
- a CDS encoding 4Fe-4S binding protein, with protein MNKPNFHSRIPTWRALVQWGFFAWVVVIGIRFGAFVRHFETGGATPLVTRPPGVEGFLPIGALASTKLWLATGTVNPVHPAALVIFLTIVGMSLVAKKSFCSWLCPVGTLSEAAWKLGQRLFGRNFRVWPWLDAALRGVKYLLLLFFVKLILIDMPALALSAFLDAPYWAVSDVKMLHFFTRMSVTTVVVLAVLTGLSLLYRNAWCRYLCPYGALLGVASYLSPFKIRRDTAGCTGCRGCSRACPSGLPVHEKETVISAECTGCLTCVASCPERDVLRMAPPFWRRPLPAWVFPALVVLLFVAGIGTGMATGNWHSSLSADDYRRLIPMVPYLSH; from the coding sequence ATGAACAAACCGAATTTCCACTCACGCATCCCCACTTGGCGAGCCCTGGTCCAGTGGGGCTTTTTCGCCTGGGTAGTCGTCATCGGCATCCGCTTCGGCGCCTTTGTCCGCCACTTCGAGACAGGGGGAGCCACCCCGCTGGTCACCCGGCCGCCGGGGGTGGAGGGGTTCCTTCCCATCGGCGCCCTGGCCAGCACGAAGCTCTGGCTCGCCACGGGGACCGTCAATCCGGTCCACCCCGCGGCGCTGGTCATCTTCCTCACCATCGTCGGCATGAGCCTGGTGGCGAAAAAATCGTTCTGCTCCTGGCTCTGCCCGGTGGGGACCCTTTCGGAAGCGGCCTGGAAGCTGGGGCAGCGCCTCTTCGGGCGTAATTTTCGCGTCTGGCCCTGGCTCGACGCGGCGCTGCGGGGGGTGAAGTACCTCCTCCTGCTCTTCTTCGTGAAACTCATCCTCATCGATATGCCGGCCTTGGCCCTGTCGGCCTTTCTCGACGCCCCCTACTGGGCCGTGAGCGACGTGAAGATGCTCCACTTCTTCACACGGATGTCGGTCACGACGGTGGTGGTTCTGGCCGTCCTCACGGGGCTGTCGCTCCTCTACAGGAACGCCTGGTGCCGCTACCTCTGCCCCTACGGCGCACTCCTGGGGGTGGCGAGCTACCTGAGCCCCTTCAAGATCCGGCGCGATACGGCCGGCTGCACCGGCTGCCGCGGCTGCAGCCGGGCCTGCCCGTCCGGGCTCCCAGTCCATGAGAAGGAAACGGTCATCTCCGCCGAGTGCACCGGCTGCCTTACCTGCGTGGCCAGCTGTCCCGAGCGTGACGTGCTCCGGATGGCGCCCCCTTTCTGGCGCCGCCCCCTTCCCGCCTGGGTCTTCCCGGCCCTGGTGGTGCTCCTCTTCGTCGCCGGCATCGGCACCGGCATGGCCACCGGGAACTGGCACAGCTCCCTTTCCGCCGACGACTATCGCCGGCTCATACCGATGGTGCCGTACCTGAGCCATTGA
- a CDS encoding ammonia-forming cytochrome c nitrite reductase subunit c552, whose product MRRLNPVAPLIALAAAATLFVLGGCAPEKAQPVKTVQIPDGEVDPAVWGKAYPTEYEMWKKTEEPEPPGKSKYKRGFDADHVTYDKLSEFPYMALLFNGWGFGIAYNEPRGHANMVRDQLEIDSARLKSGGVCLTCKTPYAPKLEKEMGIDYFKTPFKDVLAKIPEKHKTLGVACIDCHDNKDMSLRISRGFTLGEALKKLGVDQAKLSRQEMRSLVCAQCHVTYNIPKDADKKSIGVYFPWQGSKMGNISVENIIKQIRSDASVGEWTQTVTGFKLGFIRHPEYELFSNNSVHWKAGAACTDCHMPYTRVGAFKVSDHRVMSPLKNDMKACIQCHTEKPEWLRDQVIAIQDRTVSLMLRSGYATATVAKLFEKAHAAQAQGKQIDKALYDRAKDLYEEAFYRCVFIGAENSVGFHNPTEAMRVLGDATAFATKAEALLRQALAKAGVDVPLTVNLELNKYLDQRGEKKLTFDPKVEIKDPYGVQVRF is encoded by the coding sequence ATGAGACGACTGAATCCTGTTGCACCCCTGATCGCGCTGGCTGCCGCGGCAACCCTGTTTGTCCTCGGGGGATGCGCCCCGGAGAAAGCCCAGCCGGTAAAGACGGTCCAGATCCCCGATGGCGAAGTCGACCCGGCCGTCTGGGGCAAGGCCTATCCGACCGAATACGAAATGTGGAAAAAGACCGAGGAGCCGGAGCCTCCTGGCAAGAGCAAGTACAAGCGGGGCTTCGACGCCGACCACGTCACCTACGACAAGCTCTCCGAGTTCCCCTACATGGCACTCCTCTTCAACGGCTGGGGGTTCGGCATCGCCTACAACGAGCCCCGGGGCCACGCCAACATGGTGCGAGACCAGTTGGAGATCGACTCGGCCCGCCTCAAGTCGGGGGGCGTCTGCCTCACCTGCAAGACCCCCTACGCGCCCAAACTCGAAAAGGAGATGGGGATCGACTACTTCAAGACCCCCTTCAAGGATGTCCTCGCCAAGATTCCCGAAAAGCATAAGACCCTCGGGGTGGCCTGCATCGACTGCCACGACAACAAGGACATGAGTCTCAGGATTTCCCGAGGCTTCACCCTCGGAGAGGCCCTGAAGAAGCTGGGGGTCGACCAGGCGAAGCTGTCCCGCCAGGAGATGCGGAGCCTCGTCTGCGCCCAGTGCCACGTCACCTACAATATTCCCAAGGACGCCGACAAGAAGTCGATCGGAGTCTACTTCCCCTGGCAGGGAAGCAAGATGGGCAACATCTCCGTCGAGAACATCATCAAGCAGATCCGCAGCGATGCCAGCGTGGGGGAGTGGACGCAGACAGTCACCGGCTTCAAGCTGGGATTCATCCGCCACCCCGAGTATGAGCTCTTCTCCAACAACAGCGTCCACTGGAAGGCCGGGGCGGCCTGCACCGACTGTCATATGCCCTACACCCGGGTCGGCGCCTTCAAGGTATCGGACCACCGGGTCATGAGTCCCCTGAAGAATGACATGAAGGCCTGCATCCAATGCCACACCGAAAAACCCGAATGGCTCCGGGATCAGGTCATCGCCATCCAGGACCGGACCGTCTCCCTCATGCTCCGCTCCGGCTACGCCACCGCAACCGTGGCCAAACTCTTCGAGAAGGCCCATGCCGCCCAGGCCCAGGGAAAACAGATCGACAAGGCCCTCTACGACCGGGCGAAAGATCTCTATGAGGAAGCCTTCTACCGCTGCGTCTTCATCGGCGCCGAAAACTCCGTCGGCTTCCACAACCCCACCGAGGCCATGCGGGTGCTGGGGGACGCCACCGCCTTCGCCACCAAGGCCGAGGCCCTGCTCCGTCAGGCCCTGGCCAAGGCCGGCGTCGATGTGCCGCTCACCGTCAACCTGGAGCTGAACAAGTACCTGGATCAACGGGGCGAGAAGAAGCTGACGTTTGACCCGAAGGTGGAGATCAAGGACCCCTACGGCGTGCAGGTCCGGTTCTGA
- a CDS encoding ammonia-forming cytochrome c nitrite reductase subunit c552, giving the protein MLMSNVKRWAAVTAFTAMAAVGTGCAPKKVEQDKSASVADGTIDPAGWKKAYPAQYELWKKTEEPTPTGKSRYKKGYDEDGVFYDKLDEYPFLALLYNGWGFGVEYKEPRGHAYMIHDQFEVDPARLKAGGSCLTCKTPYAPELQQRLGKDYFSKPYKEVHAQIPKEHQMLGVTCIDCHNGSDLSLKISRGFTLGKALEKLGVDRAKLSAQDKRTLVCAQCHVTYAIPKDGNMKSTDVYFPWDGSTYGGITIENIIKKLRSSPANGEWTQGVTGFKLAFIRHPEFELFSNNSPHWQAGVSCADCHMPSTTAGNQKVSDHRVMSPLKNDLKACAQCHTETPDQLRGKVYAIQDRTMSRFIRTGYATATVAKLFEMTNKAEAQGKQIDKTLYAQAKDHYEEAFYRVVFIGAENSVGFHNPTEATRVLEDAAMHAGKADGLLRQALAKAGVTVPAKVDLELEKYVNNRGSKKLMFKPEHEIKDPLAGK; this is encoded by the coding sequence ATGCTGATGAGTAATGTGAAGCGGTGGGCCGCCGTCACGGCTTTTACCGCAATGGCGGCGGTCGGTACGGGGTGTGCCCCGAAAAAGGTGGAACAGGACAAATCGGCGAGCGTCGCCGACGGGACCATCGATCCGGCCGGATGGAAAAAGGCCTATCCGGCCCAGTACGAGCTCTGGAAGAAGACCGAGGAGCCGACCCCGACGGGCAAAAGCCGTTACAAGAAGGGGTATGACGAGGACGGGGTTTTCTACGACAAGCTGGATGAGTACCCCTTCCTGGCGCTCCTTTACAACGGCTGGGGGTTCGGCGTCGAGTACAAGGAGCCCCGGGGTCACGCCTACATGATCCATGACCAGTTCGAGGTGGACCCGGCACGGCTCAAGGCTGGCGGCTCCTGCCTCACCTGCAAGACCCCCTATGCGCCGGAGCTGCAGCAGCGGCTCGGCAAGGACTACTTCTCGAAGCCCTATAAGGAAGTTCACGCCCAGATTCCCAAGGAACACCAGATGCTCGGTGTGACCTGCATCGACTGTCACAACGGCAGTGACCTGTCGCTGAAGATCTCCCGCGGCTTCACCCTCGGCAAGGCCCTGGAGAAGCTCGGCGTCGACCGGGCCAAGCTCTCGGCCCAGGACAAGCGGACCCTTGTCTGTGCCCAGTGCCACGTCACCTACGCCATCCCCAAGGATGGGAACATGAAATCCACGGACGTCTACTTCCCCTGGGACGGCAGCACCTACGGCGGCATCACCATCGAGAATATCATCAAAAAGCTCCGGAGCAGTCCGGCCAACGGCGAGTGGACCCAGGGAGTGACCGGCTTCAAACTGGCCTTTATCCGCCACCCCGAGTTCGAGCTTTTCTCCAACAACAGCCCCCACTGGCAGGCGGGTGTCTCCTGCGCCGACTGCCACATGCCTTCTACTACCGCGGGGAATCAGAAGGTTTCCGACCACCGGGTCATGAGCCCCCTGAAGAACGACCTCAAGGCCTGCGCCCAGTGCCACACCGAGACCCCGGACCAGCTCCGCGGCAAGGTCTACGCCATCCAGGACCGCACCATGTCCCGGTTTATTCGGACGGGCTATGCCACCGCCACCGTGGCCAAGCTCTTCGAGATGACCAATAAGGCCGAGGCCCAGGGGAAACAGATCGATAAGACCCTCTACGCCCAGGCCAAGGACCACTACGAAGAGGCCTTCTACCGGGTGGTCTTTATCGGCGCCGAGAACTCGGTTGGCTTCCACAACCCGACCGAGGCCACGCGGGTGCTGGAAGATGCGGCCATGCACGCTGGCAAGGCCGACGGGCTCCTGCGGCAGGCCCTGGCCAAGGCAGGGGTGACGGTTCCCGCAAAGGTCGACCTGGAACTGGAGAAGTACGTGAACAATCGCGGAAGCAAGAAGTTGATGTTCAAGCCCGAGCACGAGATCAAAGACCCCCTTGCGGGGAAGTAA